In Nonomuraea sp. NBC_00507, the following are encoded in one genomic region:
- a CDS encoding SPFH domain-containing protein translates to MSPELYIIGGAVIAAIVVITLLFKAVWRVAEPNEALIISGLGARRRSEGLDSLGFKIITGKGTAVLPGFQTARRLRLDTRAANLQVACVTQQGIPVQIRGVVIYKVGDDFSSIANAARRFLDQQDFMTSAIHELFTGHLRSIIGNLTIEDLILNRERLTSETRASAADEMSKLGLIVDSLQIQEIDDETGYIVNLGKPHAAKVAATARIAQAQRDQEATEAEQIAAANMAAARRDARIKEASYQAEIDRAQATSKQAGPLSDATARQEVVVQETRAAELEAQLSEQRLQSQVRKPADAKAYETVTLSQAERDARIAQAEAEARETELRAAAQASQVKQAAAAEAEAVRLRGEAAGAATKIAGEAEAQAARARGLASAEAAKALGLAEAEASQAKGLAEAKAISARAQALKENQEAVIAQQLAERWPEIVEAGAKAFGNVDHMVVLNGAQGVEELLAKALTLGGTGLGLARALLNGAAPNGADPEMSGKTP, encoded by the coding sequence GGCGCCGTCATCGCCGCCATTGTCGTCATCACTCTGCTGTTCAAGGCCGTGTGGCGGGTCGCCGAGCCCAACGAGGCCCTGATCATCTCCGGCCTGGGCGCGCGCCGGCGGAGCGAGGGCCTCGACAGCCTCGGCTTCAAGATCATCACAGGCAAGGGCACGGCGGTGCTGCCGGGCTTCCAGACCGCCAGGCGGCTGCGCCTCGACACCAGGGCGGCCAACCTCCAGGTCGCCTGCGTCACCCAGCAGGGCATCCCGGTGCAGATCCGCGGTGTGGTGATCTACAAGGTCGGCGACGACTTCTCCTCCATCGCCAACGCCGCCCGCCGCTTCCTCGACCAGCAGGACTTCATGACCAGCGCGATCCACGAGCTGTTCACCGGACACCTGCGCTCCATCATCGGCAACCTCACGATCGAGGACCTGATTCTCAACCGTGAGCGCCTGACCAGCGAGACCCGGGCGTCGGCGGCCGACGAGATGAGCAAGCTCGGCCTGATCGTGGACTCGCTGCAGATCCAGGAGATCGACGACGAGACCGGCTACATCGTCAACCTCGGCAAGCCGCACGCCGCCAAGGTCGCCGCCACCGCCCGCATCGCCCAGGCCCAGCGCGACCAGGAGGCCACCGAGGCCGAGCAGATCGCCGCCGCCAACATGGCCGCCGCCCGGCGCGACGCGCGCATCAAGGAGGCCTCCTACCAGGCCGAGATCGACCGGGCCCAGGCCACCTCCAAGCAGGCGGGACCGCTGTCGGATGCCACCGCCCGCCAGGAGGTGGTGGTCCAGGAGACCAGGGCCGCCGAGCTGGAGGCCCAGCTGTCCGAGCAGCGCCTGCAGTCACAGGTACGCAAGCCCGCCGACGCCAAGGCGTACGAGACCGTCACGCTCTCCCAGGCCGAGCGCGACGCCCGCATCGCCCAGGCGGAGGCCGAGGCCAGGGAGACCGAGCTGCGCGCGGCCGCGCAGGCCTCCCAGGTCAAGCAGGCCGCCGCGGCCGAGGCGGAGGCCGTGCGGCTGCGCGGCGAGGCCGCCGGCGCGGCCACGAAGATCGCCGGCGAGGCGGAGGCGCAGGCCGCCCGCGCCCGCGGGCTGGCGAGCGCCGAGGCCGCGAAGGCGCTGGGCCTGGCCGAGGCCGAGGCGTCGCAGGCCAAGGGCCTGGCGGAGGCCAAGGCGATCAGCGCGCGGGCCCAGGCGCTGAAGGAGAACCAGGAGGCGGTCATCGCCCAGCAGCTCGCCGAGCGCTGGCCGGAGATCGTGGAGGCAGGCGCGAAGGCGTTCGGGAACGTGGACCACATGGTGGTGCTCAACGGCGCCCAGGGCGTGGAGGAGCTCCTGGCCAAGGCGCTCACGCTCGGCGGCACCGGACTGGGGCTCGCCAGGGCCCTGCTCAACGGTGCGGCCCCCAACGGGGCAGACCCAGAAATGTCTGGTAAAACCCCCTGA